DNA sequence from the Schistocerca serialis cubense isolate TAMUIC-IGC-003099 chromosome 9, iqSchSeri2.2, whole genome shotgun sequence genome:
GTGCACTCATTCTAACACAACAGTACAATTCACAATTCTGTTATACAGTACCCACCAAGGGgtgggaaaggaggaggaggggggggggggggggggggggagtggttgaCTGTTACGTAACTACAAGTGCACACTGAGTCGGTGTGTGCATCCAGATTGGAGAGGacacaatgtcatactgataagtggtctCATAATGCCAAGTTCTTTATAAGACTGACTATTTTGCTATCACCAAAATAccggggttgactgaaaagtaatgcctccacctacaTAActgttcaacagttggcagcattggtatgtggcaggtaatgacttgttctgtagcctcttctctacaactccagttggcgggaagccttagcattgaactgtTGTGTTGTTACACTGTAAAGTATGGAATCCTGCACAGACGGTCGATCAATGCGACTTAAGCAACGtacagtcactgaattcttgagaGCAGGTGTCCCCCCCAAAGGAGATtcgtcagagaatgaaagcagtttacggtgattgtgttgatgtgagtaccgtGCATTGTTGGGCAAGTAAGGTTAAAGATGTTGAGACGGAAACATCTGACCTTCATGACAAACAGAGTTGGACGTCTtgtgacagattgattcaggatgatcatcatatcactcagagagaaattgcaagcacaatcagtATTTtacaagaacatgtgggtcacattactgcactcaatgtggctctccagcagggttacgacttcctcaaatcctgccctgaaatgagatccatccttcatgaaatcctccccactccaccaagagtgtctttctgccatccacctaaccttcgtaacctcttagttcatccctatgaaatccccaaaccaccttccctaccctctggctcctacccttgtaaccgcccccggtgtaaaacctgtcccatgcaccctcccaccaccacctactccagtcctgtaacccggaaggtgtacacgatcaaaggcagagccacgtgtgaaagcacccacgtgatttaccaactgatctgcctacactgtgaagctttctatgtgagaatgaccagcaacaaactgtccattcacatgaatggacacaggcagacagtgtttgttggtaatgaggatcaccctgtgactaaacatgtcttggtgcatgaccagcacatcttggcacagtgttacaccgtccgggttatctggatacgtcccagtaacaccaacctgtcagaactccggagatgggaacttgcccttcaatatatcctctcttctcgttatccaccaggcctcaacctccgctaatttcaagttgccgtcgCTCAtactcacctgtcattcaacgtcatctttgcctctgtacttccacctcaactgacatctctgcccaacctctttgcatttacatatgtctgcctgtgtctgtatatgtacgGATGGATACGTGTTTCTGTTCATAAGAGTCATTGTTGCACCCTGAGGTAGCCGTTCTGTGTACAAACTTTCACATTCTGCACAACCACAAATCCTATACAAATTTAATAATGCAATCGTCCTACGATATTCCATAGGTACGTAAAATTCCATTATTTCTTATCATATTTGGTAGTCCAATGTTACTGGGCAGTATTTTATCTTGTGACCAGTGAACATGAGTACCATATCGTTCAGTTTGCCCTTGGACATCATTATTTGTGGTATATTGTTCGCCCAACACATCTTCCCTAATGGCTATAATGCATGGAAAGCAATGTCcccttgtaaataaagaaatttttttctggAACAGTGGAAGTTGTTTTTGTAGTACAGCTCTAAGAGAGAACAGACTCAGTTAACTGAATGTAGCAGCGCATATTTACAGACAGTGAAGAGAGTGGCTCACTAATGGCTTCCAAATTCATTATTTCACTACCGATAAGAGTTGCAGGTGATTGTGCACATACAGGTAGTACAGATAGCACCATTAATGAAGCATGTAAACAGAACAAACTGGTGATTAACATTAGAATATTGAGAACATTTCAGCATGGTTACATTCATCTGCGCAGCTGCAAAAATTCaaagtatttttcatttttaaatttaaaactggTTGCCAACTACTTCTGAAACACAAGCACTGCCCAATGTTTTGCAATTTTATCCAGCTTCATACAGATATCAGTAGAAAAGTTTAATCACACACTGCCACAATACACGATTTACTAGTTACTattcacatacactgaagagccaaagaaactggtacacctgcctaatggagggccctgcaagcatgcagaagaacctcatacaatgtggcatggactcaatgtctgtagtagtgctggagggagttgtcaTGAATCCTGCAGACTATCCATTAATCTACAAtagtatgagggagtggagatctcttgggAACAGCATGTTGCATGAcattccacatatgctcaataatgttctggggagtttgatggccagtggaagtgtttaaaccgagaagaatgttcctggagctaatctgtagcaattatggatgtgtgggatgtcacactgtcctactggaattgcccaagtcattggaatgcacaatggacatgaaagaatGCAGATGAAcaacaggatgctcacgtacgtgtcacccgtcagagtcctatctagatctATCGGTGGTTTCCTACCACTCCACCAGCACAcatcccacacaattacagagcctccaccagcttgaacagacccctgctgacatgaagtgtCCActgattaatgaggttgtctccatacccatacatgtccatccactcagtacaatttgaaacgggactcgtccgaccaggcaacatgtttccagtcatcaacattttgacgtcggtattgatgggcccaggtgaggtgtgaagctttgtgtcatgcagtcgtcaGTGGTACATAAGTGGGCATTTGGTTCCGAAAGCCAtaccgaaatctgcagcaatttgctgaagtgtTGCATTTTTGTCACACTGAACTAttattttcagtcgtcgttggtcctgttcttgcacgatctttttcctaCCACAGTGATGtcaaaaatttgatgttttaccagatttctgatatttacggtacacttgtgaaatggtcatttgggaaaatctccacttcatcactatgtcggatatgctgtgtcccatcgctcatgcgccgactacaacatcacgttcaaaatcacttaaagtCTTGATAACTTGTCATTTTAGCAACAGTAACCAATTTAACAGCTTATAGGCGCTGCCaatcgcagtgccatattctgtctgtttatatatctctgtatttgaatatgcatgcctacaccagtttctttggcacttcaatttATTTATGCCAACAATTAAAATgccaatatgtttttttttttaagaatcagGTAAAAATTCAAGCACAAAACAGTGCAACTACAAGCTCAAATACTTAAACCAGTTTTATTCTGCAAAATTTTCTCTATTCTGGAGCTGTTTAATACTGTATTGGATTTTAATAGCTGACTCAGGCAGCCACTGGTTGCTATTTATATATTAACCATATTTTAGATAAGTCAAATGTTTCCATGTAATGACTTTACCTCCATAAGACAGAGCAATGAGATCTTCTGGCGTAGACGTAACTGTTCAGCTGCCAGGTCAGGGACAGCAGACCACTGGGGCTTCATACGTTCGAACTGTGCAATGTCACCTGCATTGAAAGCAGACAACAATTCTGCTAGCCATGCCTTATCTGTGTCTCTTAAGGTCTCAAGTACAGGATGTGCCAACTGAAAAATTGGGAAGACAACATACTGAAACACTCTTTATGGATAtaatgaacaatggaaaatccaggatggaacgtaacaatattagagaaagctataactgtgtgaatctttttgttgtgcctattgcgactcagcatctctgctatatagtgagtagcaactttccttctctaatatcgtTACAGAGATATTTGCTTTCAGTCACAAGCGCACACATTTTTAAGGaggtatataaaataaaatttatgagcACTATACTGAAAATACTCTCAGAATGGAACTGTAACAAGAATACACTTCTCCTAACAATGAAGAAATAAGATATTGACATTAGGACAGTATTTGCAAGGCTCTCCTTATACTTATCACCATTTTTTAACAACCTTTCTATGGGAAATTAATTTTTCAGACTGAATCCACTGATGTCAAATTTCTAACTAACATTACCTTTGGCATAGCTTTGACAAAcattcacttaaatctatacttatatataaaaacaaagatgaggtgacttaccgaacaaaagcgctggcaggtcgatagacacacaaacaaacacaaacaaacatacacacaaaattcaagctttcgcaacaaactgttgcctcatcaggaaagagggaaggagaggggaagacgaaaggaagtgggttttaagggagagggtaaggagtcattccaatcccgggagcggaaagacttaccttagggggaaaaaaggacaggtatacactcgcacacacgcacatatccatccacacatacagacacaagcagacatatttagggggaaaaaaggacaggtatacactcgcacacatgcacatatccatccacacatacagacacaagcagacataatatgtctgcttgtgtctgtatgtgtggatggatatgtgcgtgtgtgcgagtgtatacctgtccttttttccccctaaggtaagtctttccgctcccgggattggaatgactccttaccctctcccttaaaacccacttcctttcgtcttcccctctccttccctctttcctgatgaggcaacagtttgttgcgaaagcttgaattttgtgtgtatgtttgtgtgtctatcgacctgccagcgcttttgttcggtaagtcacctcatctttgtttttatatataatttttcccacgtggaatgtttccttccattatattgatatatctATACTTAATAATACAATGCATGGTAAATGTGAATGTTGCCTAGAAATATGAATTTCAGTTTCCCCATCATATATGTTCTAGTTCCGTCCTTAATGTCTATATgaatacaataaaactgaaaaatctgCTACTGCAGCCTCATTACTATTATTCTGAATTTGATGTGGATTGCTGTCATGCATTCTTATATGAGAATGGTCAGACTTATGTCAAAACCTGCCGTGATTATTTGGCACTCTTGAACGTCGATTAAAATCTGAACACTATATTCCAGCTGCCAACTcaacaaaacctaaaaaaattataaaaccgGTATTTCCTTCCTTGGCACTTGCAACTAAGACATGAATACCCTTGGATCTCTCTTGTCTGTTACAGCAAGTGTTGGGCACCTGATAAGGGGAGCTGTGTCCACCTTAGTATCAGTGTGTGTGGAGCAATTTGAAGTGAAATGGCAACATAAAATTCATGATGAGTAAAGTTGAGGCCGGGTGTCGGTGCTTGAAGCGTCAATTTATCGGTTGTGACTGTTATAGTAGAAtggaaattagtttcagtgagttaagaattaaatTTCTGTTGTGTTTATGTTACTGTAGTGTCATTTGATGTTATTGGTTTTCTGTTTGGCGTGTGGTAAGTtgtttaattcaatttgtggcttcttttgttagaTATGGATATGACTTCTAAGTTTAATAGTGCACACGTCTACGGGCTGAAATGAGGGGCGACATGTTGTCCGTAATTAAGTTTCTGCAACTTTTTGGGCTTGTGACGGGGAAAGCGACATGCAGCGCATGCAAGCGGAATATGTGAGCTGGGGGTTAATATGTAGCGGCAGAACTTTTTTACGGTATGTAGTCATTTCGTTCGGTCTGCTGTTCATGTGTTATGATGTTCGGTGGGGTTTTTGTGTGTGGCTgggtcggtgttatttactgcatgtgtagCAGCACTTGTGGCTTATTTATGTATTTGAGAGAAAAGTAGTCAATTTCAATtattttggtatcgtcagttgtatTTGAGCTCCATAGGTCATGGGAAGTGACAGATTGCAATTTGTCATCGCagctatgtgtgttttggtatcgtgagctgttgttgacctatataggtcaagggtagTGTCAGActccaatttttgttgttttaggtgtaggttttgtggtatcgacagttgtggtgtgattataatttttagaatagtttgtttttattttgtggtatcaaCAATTGTGattgagctatgtaggtgaagggaagtgaccaatttctgtcgatattgtaagtgtagcGGAACTTGGgattttgtggtgtttttatgtcatcgttttgtgtggtttgggattGTGGCCTGTGTCtgaatgtgtttatatttagtttgtcttcACCCAAAAACCCCCATTTCCCGCACTGGTCCCTTTAGTTTGAGTATATTTTTTGGAGAGAGGTGTGTGttggttttatatgtattttcatgtttgttgtcttttatgcaatgacgtcataggcgccatagTGGAGACATTGGGAATGGCCATTTGGTGATGTCATGGGTCACACTTCTGTATTCCCAAAGTGGATAAATATTGATGTCACGACAACTTGATAACACAATTGTGgtgtttgaaaactgaataaacgaaAAGCTAGGATAGATAGACCTCCTTAACAACTACTAGAAATTGAAACGAAGTATATCAGTGATGCAGAAAATAGTAAGTACGACAAGACAACCTCTATGAGATTCTGGGGCATTCCCAAATTTTTTGAGCAATGATATTCATTTGCATGCAATCTttttagactgaagctgtttacataACTTCTTATAAAGTTAAATacaaatgacatactgaaagtaAATTAACCCTCATGTAACGACTAAGAACCGCACCTAAGAATTTCTCAGTTGCAGGAATAATCATGTTTTGAAACATGAAATAACAAGTTAAAATTGGTATATAAGAAGAGTGTTGCCACCTAACGAAATGTTATTCCCGCCATTACTGCAGTAGTCTCCGAAGGAGTAAATCTAAAATCTCTATGTAAGCTCTGTCTGcaatttgtaaataaaacattgtgtcACTTCGTATTTAATTAAAACTCTGTTATTTAGATACTGTTGTGCTCATTATTgccattgtttctttttttccactATTATCCTTCATCACAATAAATGCAGCACAAACTGCCAAGCAAAGAAATAAGACACAGCAGACTGCTTGAACAACGAAGTAAGAAATGAACATGAGAACATGCATGACTGCATGTATTCTTTCTAATTTTTGTGCATGCACTTTTGTTCCTGTGCACCAGAAAAGATGTATCGTGTGGACACATCTTAGGGGTGATAGTTTTGACAGAATCAGGATGTGTGTATTTTGTGCCTGTCCTAATTACATCTACACAATGGAAATGGTCAACAgatggatgaatgaataaataaataaataaataaataaataaatagataaatgtaCCGCACCATGCATGCACAATGAAATCCTGAACTAGTGTAGTTATCTACAATGAGCATTCGTAACATGCAATGAAATTCAGTGCTAATAAACGTAGGTAAAAATTTACAAGTAGTAAGCTGATGTTGGCAATGAATTGGTGAATGCTGCAAATTATGTAATGTTCATATTAACGCAAGCATTTTGTTATGAGATGTTTGCTTTATGAGGATAATTAATTTACTCAGCACACAAGGACACATACAAGAACCTGTTAACGAAAGAGCAGGAACTGCATTAATTATTTACTTCATTAACATCAGTACACTATGCTGCCAACAGCCTAGGGTAAAATTTTAGGCCTATCAGAAGTACTTTTCCAATGACACATTCAGAACTGAACTTTCAATCGTGTATACTCACCAGCTCTCCCAGATTGTACACTCCTTCACCGAGAAGAGCAGCTAATCCAAGAAAAAATGCATGTTGCACCTGTTGTTCCCTAGATAATTTAGACAACTCAATACAGCCCAAGTAACGTAAAGCCGTACGATAATAATCTGCATGTTTCCCTTGCAATCTGTACAGCTGGCTAGCCAATAGGTAAAAACGTCCGTGTACTGTTGTTATGCCATCTTCTTCATCGAGCATCTTTTCAATTTCATCTATCAATTTCTGcacaaaataaagtaaatataaataaattacatgTATTCAAGTTTACTCTAGAGACTATAGACAACATATAAACTTAACTTAGCCTATATTAGCTGCAAACAGGGCCACAGAAACCTCAACACAtttccaaaaaaatgttttttttcctcAAGTCATTCACTGTACTGAAAAATAGCATCCTTTAAAATGCCTAGAAAGCTGAACACAATAGACTTGTTCCTAAAGGAACTGACTAGCACACAAGTTCACACCATAAAAATCATATTTTTCATTAACTTTTACTTACAACTACTATGGTATAAAATTCTGTTTACCTTGGTGCCATCTTGATCATTTAGTTTGTCAAGTAGTATCTGACCTGCTAACACTTTACACAACGCAACAGCTTCATTGTTACTTTTTACTTTTGCCTCGATTTTCTCCAAAAATGAAATCGCTTCTCTTTTATCTTCGAACTGTACCACAACATGAGCAACGATTTCTACCAGTGACAGTGGATTTATCCTGTAAGAGTGCATACATCAATGACAGCAGACTGACTTGAAATATGTTCAAGAGATGCACAATACGTTTACTTACTTATTCTCAAACACCTGTATGAAGTTGTTGTACAGCTGAATTAGACTGTCCTTCTTTTGCAAGGAGTCATGAGTGACA
Encoded proteins:
- the LOC126418991 gene encoding 26S proteasome non-ATPase regulatory subunit 13 → MATVAVKDVSNYLSTKQREESSKEVASVWAQLEDLYNRRLWHQITLLLESFVTHDSLQKKDSLIQLYNNFIQVFENKINPLSLVEIVAHVVVQFEDKREAISFLEKIEAKVKSNNEAVALCKVLAGQILLDKLNDQDGTKKLIDEIEKMLDEEDGITTVHGRFYLLASQLYRLQGKHADYYRTALRYLGCIELSKLSREQQVQHAFFLGLAALLGEGVYNLGELLAHPVLETLRDTDKAWLAELLSAFNAGDIAQFERMKPQWSAVPDLAAEQLRLRQKISLLCLMEMTFKRAATDRQLTFEEIARETRLPIGEVELLVMKALAQGLVRGAIDQVAATVHMTWVQPRVLDKQQISSMVQRLDLWCNDVSAMETLLETRAHEFLTL